The following proteins are encoded in a genomic region of Dehalococcoidia bacterium:
- a CDS encoding enoyl-CoA hydratase/isomerase family protein: MLYETIKYEKEDGLCLVTLNRPKSLNALNVKMWVELDHAMNLIDNDDEIKAFVFTGAPRPDGRPCFCAGADVKEMAGFISGGQFAQTESTQAAQEAPDAPSARIPKAQYSIAKTLWSLRQPRGAMVPTFEKIAWSPKISIAAIDGICTAGGIELALSCDIIIAAETAQISDMHVKNLGWIGGAGATANMAWRVGVSKAIELCCTGDVIDGKEAHRIGLANQFWPPEQYLDKAKEMARKIGSMRAAALIITKATCRSVQDMDRKSTQRYCDDGFSILLSEQEASDFGPQRWVKE, from the coding sequence ATGCTATACGAGACCATCAAGTATGAAAAGGAAGACGGGTTATGTCTCGTCACGCTTAACCGACCCAAATCGCTAAATGCACTAAACGTGAAGATGTGGGTTGAGCTGGATCACGCAATGAACCTTATCGACAACGATGATGAGATAAAGGCGTTCGTTTTTACCGGCGCTCCAAGGCCTGATGGAAGGCCCTGCTTTTGTGCTGGAGCTGATGTTAAAGAGATGGCAGGTTTTATTTCGGGCGGCCAATTCGCCCAGACCGAGAGCACTCAAGCGGCTCAAGAGGCTCCCGATGCCCCATCAGCCCGGATCCCAAAAGCACAATACTCAATAGCAAAGACCCTCTGGTCCCTCCGCCAGCCCAGGGGAGCAATGGTTCCCACCTTTGAGAAGATCGCCTGGTCGCCCAAGATCTCAATAGCCGCCATCGACGGCATATGCACTGCCGGCGGTATCGAACTGGCACTTTCCTGTGATATCATCATCGCCGCGGAAACGGCCCAAATAAGTGACATGCATGTAAAGAACCTGGGGTGGATCGGCGGCGCAGGTGCCACAGCAAACATGGCGTGGCGGGTAGGTGTTTCCAAGGCCATCGAGCTATGCTGCACCGGTGATGTCATCGATGGCAAGGAAGCCCACCGCATTGGCCTCGCTAACCAGTTTTGGCCTCCGGAGCAGTACCTTGATAAGGCCAAGGAGATGGCGAGAAAGATCGGCAGCATGCGCGCAGCGGCTCTCATCATTACCAAGGCAACCTGTCGCTCGGTACAGGATATGGACCGCAAATCAACCCAGCGTTACTGCGACGATGGTTTTTCCATACTACTCAGCGAGCAAGAGGCCTCCGATTTCGGCCCCCAACGCTGGGTAAAAGAGTAA
- a CDS encoding thiolase family protein, translated as MAERIGIVSVAQTKYSPNRADVNEEELAYEAIKQVLEETGLTLSDMDSAVTCSQDFWDGRTISSMNIQHVVGAHLGHEDNISEDGINAVYAAMGQILSGHQDIVLVEAHTKESQCDKSLIENAAFDAILMRQLGLDFTSAAALQAKRYMYRYGLTAEQCAGVVIRNRANAKNNPFAQEPMDISVDDVLGSKMLVSPIRLLDTKPISDGACAMIMATEAKAKKLAKKPVWILGASNCYETHYLGDRELADCDALVKAAKKAYSMAGIDNPLRQIDVAEISTEYSYQEPLWMEGLGFCGRGEGGKLVNSRVIRMGGKLPVNPSGGVLPGNPNGVAGMARVAEAVLQLRGDAGARQVKGAKVALTHGYTGICGQHQAVMILGNM; from the coding sequence ATGGCCGAAAGAATAGGAATCGTATCAGTCGCTCAGACCAAATATAGCCCCAATAGAGCCGATGTAAATGAAGAGGAACTTGCCTATGAGGCGATAAAGCAAGTGCTGGAGGAGACGGGGTTGACCCTTTCCGATATGGACTCTGCGGTAACCTGTTCTCAGGACTTCTGGGACGGCAGGACCATATCCAGCATGAACATCCAGCACGTTGTGGGCGCGCATTTGGGACATGAGGACAATATTTCTGAGGATGGAATCAATGCCGTTTACGCAGCCATGGGACAGATACTCTCCGGGCACCAGGACATCGTACTGGTTGAAGCACATACCAAGGAATCCCAGTGTGACAAGAGCCTGATCGAAAACGCTGCCTTCGATGCCATTCTCATGAGGCAGTTAGGCCTGGACTTTACCTCAGCCGCTGCCCTGCAGGCGAAACGCTACATGTACAGGTACGGTTTAACTGCAGAGCAGTGCGCCGGTGTGGTTATAAGGAACCGCGCTAATGCCAAGAACAATCCATTCGCTCAGGAGCCCATGGATATCTCGGTGGATGATGTTCTCGGCTCGAAGATGCTGGTATCCCCCATCAGGCTCCTGGATACCAAGCCGATATCGGATGGCGCATGTGCCATGATTATGGCGACGGAGGCGAAGGCCAAGAAGCTCGCCAAGAAGCCGGTCTGGATATTGGGAGCATCAAATTGCTACGAGACGCACTACCTTGGAGACAGGGAACTGGCCGATTGTGATGCCCTGGTGAAGGCTGCCAAGAAGGCCTACAGCATGGCCGGAATCGACAACCCATTGAGGCAGATAGACGTTGCCGAGATATCGACGGAATACTCTTACCAGGAGCCCCTGTGGATGGAAGGTCTCGGTTTCTGTGGCCGGGGTGAGGGAGGAAAACTGGTTAATTCCAGAGTGATAAGGATGGGTGGCAAGCTCCCGGTTAACCCATCGGGAGGAGTACTTCCAGGCAACCCCAATGGTGTGGCAGGAATGGCCCGCGTGGCTGAGGCGGTACTTCAGCTTCGTGGTGATGCTGGCGCTAGGCAGGTAAAGGGGGCTAAGGTCGCCCTTACCCACGGTTATACCGGCATCTGCGGGCAGCATCAAGCGGTGATGATCCTTGGTAATATGTAG
- a CDS encoding thiolase family protein, translating to MPGKVAIVGTGQTYHTGRRNDVNQPEMVAEAVRAALADAQLSINDIEAVFSGNMETFEGIFLPDHGMAAEVGAFGKPGFKVNTGGTTGGSVVAEGFYMVSSGLYDIALTIGFEKQDCGDTTAAISAAAVPTWAKGAATGAIGEFAKQALSYMETSGGKEEHAAMVRLKADRGACRNPHAHLKLGLKSIDEVLQSPYLVWPLRLMDFCPQSCGACALILASEKRAKKIHKKPVWIADLEVVHQEPFRAGIFGDPTGKETYTQHVACQRLYKRNGITNVRKQIDMAEIYEPSNWEEMNLYEHFHICDVGEGWKLIEKGITEIEGEFPVNPSGGVIATNPIGATPVIRVAEAALQIRGDAGEHQVTRDVKSALATALGGPNWTAMFLLKRSL from the coding sequence ATGCCTGGCAAAGTGGCTATAGTAGGGACCGGTCAAACGTACCACACCGGCAGGCGCAACGATGTGAACCAGCCGGAGATGGTTGCTGAGGCAGTGAGAGCCGCACTGGCCGATGCCCAGCTTAGCATTAATGACATCGAGGCTGTTTTCTCGGGCAATATGGAGACCTTTGAAGGTATCTTTCTCCCCGATCACGGGATGGCCGCGGAAGTCGGAGCCTTCGGCAAGCCAGGTTTCAAAGTTAATACAGGTGGTACAACCGGCGGCTCGGTCGTCGCTGAGGGCTTCTATATGGTTTCATCGGGCCTATACGACATTGCCCTGACCATTGGCTTTGAGAAGCAGGATTGCGGCGATACCACCGCTGCTATTTCGGCTGCCGCTGTCCCAACGTGGGCTAAAGGCGCAGCAACCGGCGCCATCGGCGAGTTTGCCAAACAGGCACTGTCCTATATGGAGACATCAGGGGGCAAGGAAGAGCATGCCGCTATGGTGCGGCTTAAGGCGGACCGTGGCGCATGCAGAAATCCGCATGCCCACCTGAAGCTCGGGCTTAAGAGCATAGACGAGGTACTGCAGTCGCCATATCTGGTATGGCCGCTCAGGCTGATGGACTTCTGCCCTCAATCCTGCGGTGCCTGTGCCCTTATACTAGCCTCGGAGAAGAGGGCCAAGAAGATTCACAAAAAGCCGGTCTGGATCGCGGATCTCGAGGTGGTGCACCAGGAACCTTTCCGCGCCGGTATCTTTGGCGATCCAACCGGCAAGGAAACCTACACCCAGCATGTGGCCTGCCAGAGGCTGTATAAGAGGAATGGAATTACCAACGTTCGAAAACAAATCGATATGGCTGAGATCTACGAACCCTCCAACTGGGAGGAGATGAATCTCTATGAGCATTTTCACATTTGTGATGTGGGCGAGGGTTGGAAGCTGATAGAGAAGGGGATAACCGAGATAGAGGGAGAGTTCCCGGTAAATCCCTCCGGTGGTGTGATAGCTACCAATCCCATCGGTGCTACGCCGGTCATCCGTGTAGCTGAGGCTGCTCTCCAGATTCGGGGGGACGCCGGTGAGCACCAGGTAACCAGGGACGTCAAGTCTGCCCTTGCCACCGCTCTCGGTGGGCCCAACTGGACAGCGATGTTCTTGCTTAAGAGGTCGTTGTAG
- a CDS encoding OB-fold domain-containing protein, which produces MSKESPKKRVDEPEYIRINYNAPRPYNWSTGKYLGKVYAEAKESKKLVGNRCPQCKEIWLPPTPVCPKCKVDMGWDWVELPQTGTLYQYTYLVYPLWDPHFGEKWANPYPSAIILLDNGVYYRHWLEETDKEKLKAGMRLQAVWKEDYEERGQGVQDILYFRTIEG; this is translated from the coding sequence ATGTCAAAGGAATCCCCGAAGAAAAGGGTAGATGAACCTGAGTATATTCGTATAAATTATAATGCACCTCGGCCTTACAACTGGTCCACCGGCAAGTACCTGGGCAAGGTCTATGCAGAGGCGAAGGAAAGCAAGAAGCTGGTGGGCAACCGGTGTCCCCAGTGCAAGGAGATCTGGTTGCCGCCGACGCCGGTCTGCCCCAAGTGCAAGGTTGATATGGGCTGGGACTGGGTCGAACTGCCCCAGACGGGCACTTTATACCAGTACACCTATCTCGTCTATCCGCTGTGGGACCCGCACTTTGGCGAGAAATGGGCCAACCCATACCCTTCCGCCATCATCCTTCTGGACAATGGAGTTTATTACAGGCACTGGCTGGAAGAGACAGACAAGGAGAAGCTGAAGGCGGGGATGCGGTTGCAGGCCGTTTGGAAAGAAGATTATGAGGAGCGTGGCCAGGGAGTACAGGACATCCTGTACTTCAGGACGATTGAGGGGTAG